The Lacipirellula parvula genome window below encodes:
- a CDS encoding VOC family protein — MQPPAKNTICLWYDGGAEEAARFYAATFPDSSVDAIHRVPGDYPAGKAGDVLTVEFTVMGIPCLGLNGGPGCEHGHAFSFQVATVDQAETDRYWDAIIGNGGAANACGWCRDKWGVSWQITPTILSQAITDPDQAAAKRAFEAMMQMTKIDVTAIEKAYRG; from the coding sequence CTGCAACCGCCGGCCAAGAACACGATCTGCCTCTGGTACGACGGCGGAGCCGAAGAGGCGGCGCGGTTCTACGCGGCGACTTTTCCCGATTCGTCGGTCGACGCGATTCACCGCGTCCCCGGCGACTATCCGGCGGGGAAAGCAGGCGACGTGCTAACCGTCGAGTTCACGGTGATGGGGATCCCCTGCCTCGGCCTCAATGGCGGTCCTGGTTGCGAGCATGGGCACGCGTTTTCATTCCAGGTCGCGACCGTCGATCAGGCGGAAACTGATCGCTACTGGGATGCGATCATCGGCAACGGCGGCGCGGCGAATGCTTGCGGTTGGTGCCGGGACAAGTGGGGCGTCTCGTGGCAGATCACGCCGACCATCCTCTCGCAAGCGATCACCGATCCCGACCAAGCCGCCGCGAAGCGGGCGTTTGAGGCGATGATGCAGATGACGAAAATCGACGTCACAGCGATTGAGAAGGCGTATCGAGGTTGA
- a CDS encoding glycoside hydrolase family 43 protein, with the protein MNRSICLMIAVALLLVASPLAAEELEVKMSGNPLFDGWYADPEAIIFGDTYWIYPTYSAPYDEQVFFDAFSSKDLVNWEKHPRVLDNDAIKWAKRAMWAPAVIEKDGKYYFFFGANDIQNNDAHGGIGVAVADGPAGPFKDHLGKPLVDQFHNGAQPIDQFVFKDADGTYYLIYGGWRHCNIARLNDDFTGFVPFEDGTTFKEITPEGYVEGPFMFIRDGKYYFMWSEGGWTGPDYCVAYAIGDSPFGPFKRIDTVLKQDPKIATGAGHHSVIQPPGTDDYYAVYHRRPLDQTDGNARATCIDRMKFDEKGFIKPIRITNEGVAAQPLTAE; encoded by the coding sequence ATGAACCGAAGCATTTGTTTGATGATTGCCGTGGCGCTACTCCTTGTCGCGTCGCCGCTCGCGGCCGAGGAACTAGAAGTAAAAATGTCGGGCAACCCGCTCTTCGACGGCTGGTACGCCGATCCCGAGGCGATCATCTTCGGCGACACGTACTGGATCTATCCGACGTACTCGGCGCCTTACGACGAGCAGGTGTTCTTTGATGCTTTTTCGTCGAAGGACCTCGTGAACTGGGAAAAACATCCGCGGGTTCTCGACAACGACGCCATCAAGTGGGCCAAGCGGGCGATGTGGGCGCCGGCGGTGATTGAGAAGGATGGGAAGTACTATTTCTTTTTCGGCGCCAACGACATTCAGAACAACGACGCTCACGGCGGCATCGGCGTCGCGGTGGCCGACGGGCCGGCAGGGCCGTTTAAGGATCACTTAGGAAAACCGCTCGTTGATCAGTTTCACAACGGCGCTCAGCCGATCGATCAGTTTGTGTTCAAGGACGCCGACGGAACCTACTACCTCATCTACGGCGGTTGGCGGCACTGCAATATCGCGCGGCTGAACGATGACTTCACAGGATTCGTTCCCTTCGAGGACGGTACCACGTTTAAGGAGATTACGCCGGAGGGGTACGTCGAGGGGCCGTTCATGTTCATTCGCGACGGCAAGTACTACTTCATGTGGTCGGAGGGGGGCTGGACCGGGCCCGACTACTGCGTCGCGTACGCGATCGGCGACTCGCCGTTCGGGCCGTTCAAGCGGATTGATACGGTGCTAAAGCAGGATCCGAAGATTGCCACGGGGGCCGGGCACCATTCGGTGATCCAGCCGCCGGGGACGGACGACTACTACGCCGTGTACCATCGCCGGCCGCTGGACCAAACCGACGGCAATGCGCGGGCGACTTGCATCGATCGGATGAAGTTCGATGAGAAGGGTTTTATTAAACCGATTCGGATCACGAATGAAGGGGTGGCTGCGCAGCCGCTGACTGCTGAGTAG
- a CDS encoding aspartyl protease family protein, translating into MASQFMLNRRVCYALLAITVFPLLDSDPASSACAADDAAVFPISSFEGDPLILPVTIAETEHLFVVDSGATCHLFDAALKSSLGPSRDFQLASQADGSEVRVEIFDAPDAKIGRLSLGVEAPVACADLSAMRERFGRNVQGILGLPFFAAYVIQLDFEKREMRILPGDAEPQEEWGQLIMVAKEKHSNLVGIRAKVAGLDFDEVVVLDSGFNGELSLRSDVYGYLAQEGQISSGWMTEITLVNKAVPGRQGRLECLGVGGFTHNQIVVSEGDKKGCIGLLYLQRYRVTLDLGRGRIFLEPNSRFHEPSAEPSLSGLTGVVMLRKAGKTIITNVFAGKPAAEAGVQVEDELLSVGSVPITTQPVAEIASLVRTEVDDSGNLALLVDREGKTKSFVLKSVRPRTPAGK; encoded by the coding sequence ATGGCCTCGCAGTTCATGCTGAATCGACGCGTATGCTACGCCCTGCTGGCAATCACGGTGTTTCCTCTACTGGACTCGGATCCCGCTTCGTCAGCGTGCGCGGCAGACGACGCAGCGGTGTTCCCCATCTCCTCCTTCGAAGGAGATCCGCTGATATTGCCGGTAACCATCGCCGAAACCGAACATCTTTTCGTCGTCGACTCAGGAGCAACCTGCCACCTCTTCGACGCTGCACTCAAATCGTCGCTTGGCCCTTCCAGGGACTTTCAACTGGCGTCTCAGGCGGACGGAAGCGAGGTGCGCGTGGAGATATTCGATGCGCCCGATGCCAAAATTGGCCGTCTTTCGTTGGGCGTTGAGGCGCCCGTCGCCTGCGCCGACTTGTCCGCCATGAGAGAACGCTTCGGCCGCAACGTCCAAGGCATCTTAGGGCTGCCGTTCTTCGCGGCTTACGTTATCCAGCTCGATTTCGAAAAACGCGAGATGCGAATCCTGCCGGGCGATGCCGAGCCACAAGAAGAGTGGGGGCAACTGATCATGGTAGCCAAAGAAAAACACTCGAACCTCGTCGGCATCCGGGCAAAGGTGGCCGGCTTGGATTTTGACGAGGTGGTGGTGCTTGATAGCGGCTTCAACGGCGAACTCAGTTTGCGCTCCGACGTATACGGCTATCTCGCGCAGGAGGGGCAGATTAGTTCGGGCTGGATGACGGAGATTACTCTCGTGAACAAGGCGGTCCCAGGACGGCAGGGGCGTCTTGAGTGCCTAGGCGTAGGCGGATTCACGCACAACCAAATCGTGGTCTCGGAAGGCGACAAGAAGGGTTGCATCGGGCTGCTCTACCTGCAGAGATATCGCGTTACCCTCGACTTGGGACGCGGCAGGATTTTCCTGGAACCGAATTCCAGGTTTCACGAGCCAAGTGCAGAGCCGAGCCTCTCAGGTCTCACCGGAGTGGTGATGCTGCGGAAGGCCGGCAAGACGATCATTACCAACGTCTTTGCAGGAAAGCCGGCAGCGGAGGCAGGGGTGCAGGTCGAGGATGAGTTGCTTTCCGTCGGCAGCGTCCCCATAACGACGCAACCGGTTGCGGAGATTGCATCATTAGTTCGCACGGAGGTGGACGACAGCGGCAACTTAGCGCTACTCGTCGATCGCGAGGGCAAGACTAAGTCATTCGTGCTTAAGAGCGTCAGACCGCGGACGCCTGCCGGCAAGTAG
- a CDS encoding replication-associated recombination protein A, with protein sequence MSLFEAAEAENRRSAQPLAARMRPRTLTEFAGQQHFLGEGKLLRRLIKADRLTALLFYGPPGTGKTTLAHLLARETRARFRQLNAVTSGVKELRAILDEARDALSAEATRTLLFIDEIHRFNKAQQDALLPDVEEGGVILVGATTSNPFFAVNDALVSRSRVFEFQPLSEDDVKQVLRRAIADKDRGLGRLPIEADEEALDFLAKVSDGDARQALSALEIGVLSSDERPIRITRELAAESVQRKAIQYDADGDSHYDSISALIKSIRGSDPDAGIYWLARMLEGGEDVRFLCRRLVILASEDVGNADPQALPMAVATMQACEFVGLPECQLALSQCVAYLACAPKSNAATVAIGEARGDVREGRLVPVPTHLKDGHYAGAKRLGHGEGYEYAHDAEGGVAAQDYLGIEREYYRPVDRGFEAELGKRLEAIRMKLRQARE encoded by the coding sequence ATGTCCCTCTTCGAAGCCGCCGAAGCCGAAAACCGCCGTTCCGCCCAACCGCTCGCCGCGCGGATGCGTCCCCGCACGCTCACCGAGTTTGCTGGACAGCAACACTTTCTCGGCGAGGGAAAGTTGCTCCGCCGGCTGATCAAGGCCGATCGCCTCACCGCGCTCCTCTTCTACGGCCCGCCCGGCACCGGCAAGACGACGCTCGCTCATTTGCTGGCCCGCGAGACACGCGCGCGGTTCCGCCAACTAAACGCCGTCACCAGCGGCGTGAAGGAACTTCGCGCGATCCTCGACGAAGCCCGAGACGCCCTCTCCGCCGAGGCGACTCGCACGCTGCTGTTCATCGACGAGATCCACCGCTTCAACAAAGCACAGCAAGACGCGCTCCTGCCCGACGTCGAAGAGGGGGGCGTCATCCTCGTCGGCGCGACGACTTCAAACCCCTTCTTCGCGGTGAACGACGCGCTCGTAAGCCGTTCGCGAGTCTTCGAGTTCCAGCCGCTGAGCGAAGACGACGTCAAGCAAGTTCTCCGCCGCGCGATTGCCGACAAGGACCGCGGCCTTGGCCGGTTGCCGATCGAAGCCGACGAAGAAGCCCTCGATTTCTTGGCGAAAGTGAGCGACGGCGATGCCCGGCAGGCCCTTTCCGCCCTGGAAATCGGCGTCCTATCATCCGACGAACGGCCGATCCGCATCACCCGCGAGCTCGCCGCCGAAAGCGTCCAGCGGAAAGCGATCCAGTACGACGCCGACGGCGACTCGCACTACGACTCGATCAGCGCGCTCATCAAATCGATCCGCGGCAGCGACCCCGACGCCGGCATCTATTGGCTGGCGCGAATGCTCGAAGGCGGCGAGGATGTGCGGTTCCTCTGCCGCCGACTGGTGATCCTCGCCAGCGAAGACGTCGGCAACGCCGATCCGCAGGCGCTGCCGATGGCGGTGGCAACGATGCAAGCGTGCGAGTTCGTCGGCCTGCCCGAGTGCCAGCTCGCTCTGTCACAATGCGTGGCGTACCTCGCCTGCGCGCCGAAGTCGAACGCCGCCACCGTTGCGATCGGCGAAGCCCGCGGCGACGTCCGCGAAGGCCGACTCGTGCCGGTGCCGACGCATCTCAAGGATGGCCACTACGCCGGCGCCAAACGCCTCGGCCACGGCGAAGGCTATGAGTACGCCCACGATGCCGAGGGAGGCGTCGCCGCGCAAGACTACCTCGGCATCGAGCGAGAATACTACCGCCCCGTCGACCGCGGCTTTGAAGCGGAACTCGGAAAGCGACTGGAAGCGATCCGCATGAAGCTTCGGCAAGCCCGCGAGTAA
- the sthA gene encoding Si-specific NAD(P)(+) transhydrogenase, protein MKHYDCIIIGTGPAGQKGAIQAAKLGKRVAIIEKNPVLGGAQINTGTIPSKALREAALYLTGANQRGLFGATQQVKKHITIADLTAISQQVIRHEWEVIRRQFERNGVELLWGRAEFEGPHLLRVQNADSTEVLEADKFLITVGTKPARPSSVPFNEQTIFTSDEIICLDRLPKTMIVVGGGVIGVEYACIMATLGVRVTLVEGSNRLLGFLDREISDAFQYHMRQKGITLRLGEKVSKIEEIEIQNGKFHHLVQAQLESGKTLRAETLLYAVGRQGVCKALGLDKVGIEFDDRERLMVNEQYQTNVDYIYAAGDVIGFPSLASTAMEQGRRAVCHAFGVCDVGNYNTQLFPYGIYAVPEISMVGKTEEQLTAEGIPYESGVAHYREIARGKLLGDDSGMLKLLIHQETHKILGVHAIGTGATELIHIGQAVMALNGDAEFFINNVFNFPTLAECYKVAAYNGLNKLNHVR, encoded by the coding sequence ATGAAGCACTACGATTGCATCATCATTGGCACCGGTCCCGCAGGCCAAAAGGGCGCCATCCAGGCGGCCAAGCTCGGCAAGCGCGTCGCCATTATCGAGAAGAACCCGGTCCTCGGCGGCGCCCAGATCAACACCGGGACGATCCCGTCGAAGGCGCTGCGCGAAGCGGCGCTCTACCTCACGGGGGCCAACCAGCGCGGGCTGTTCGGCGCCACGCAGCAGGTGAAGAAGCACATTACGATCGCCGACCTGACGGCGATTTCGCAACAGGTCATCCGCCACGAGTGGGAAGTCATTCGCCGGCAGTTCGAGCGGAACGGCGTCGAGCTCCTGTGGGGCCGCGCGGAATTTGAAGGTCCGCATCTGCTGCGGGTCCAAAACGCCGACTCGACGGAAGTCCTCGAAGCCGACAAGTTTCTGATCACCGTCGGCACGAAGCCGGCCCGGCCGAGCTCGGTGCCGTTCAACGAACAGACGATTTTCACCAGCGACGAAATCATTTGCCTCGACCGCCTGCCGAAAACGATGATCGTCGTCGGCGGCGGCGTCATCGGCGTCGAATATGCCTGCATCATGGCGACGCTCGGCGTGCGCGTGACGCTCGTTGAAGGAAGCAACCGGCTGCTCGGGTTCCTCGATCGCGAAATCAGCGACGCCTTCCAGTACCACATGCGGCAGAAAGGCATCACGCTGCGGCTGGGCGAGAAGGTCAGCAAGATCGAAGAAATCGAAATCCAGAACGGCAAGTTCCATCACCTCGTCCAGGCGCAGCTCGAATCGGGCAAGACGCTGCGCGCCGAGACGCTGCTATACGCCGTCGGCCGTCAGGGCGTGTGCAAGGCACTCGGCCTCGACAAGGTCGGCATCGAGTTCGACGACCGCGAACGGTTGATGGTCAACGAGCAGTATCAAACCAACGTCGACTACATCTACGCGGCGGGCGACGTTATCGGCTTCCCGTCGCTGGCGTCGACCGCGATGGAGCAAGGCCGCCGCGCGGTTTGCCATGCGTTCGGCGTGTGCGACGTCGGCAACTACAACACGCAGTTGTTCCCGTACGGCATTTACGCCGTGCCGGAGATCTCGATGGTCGGCAAGACTGAAGAGCAGCTCACGGCCGAGGGAATTCCATACGAATCAGGCGTCGCTCACTACCGCGAAATCGCCCGCGGCAAGCTGCTGGGCGACGACTCGGGCATGCTCAAGCTGCTCATTCACCAAGAGACGCACAAGATTTTGGGCGTCCACGCAATCGGCACCGGCGCCACCGAGCTGATTCACATCGGCCAGGCGGTGATGGCCCTCAACGGCGACGCCGAGTTCTTTATTAACAATGTGTTCAACTTCCCCACGCTGGCCGAGTGCTACAAGGTGGCGGCGTATAACGGGCTGAATAAGTTGAATCACGTGCGGTAG
- a CDS encoding transporter, whose product MKSCRRQCGQCAVRRFGQSLAVVAALSGLDLACPNAAFGQANTVFRWSRGDGGETKNAAEKLAEPLVTDRPDFTEASSTVGLGVFQIEGGYTYSYDANATSSTTGHSYPETLFRYGVFAEWLEARVAWNYASVGETEFGGNRTSDAGAEPLYLGLKIALTGQEGFLPEMALMPQMTVPTGPKQFGGDETLPGLGWLYGWDLNDWLSFGGETQANRALDETTANPYLEFAQSLTVGYQLHDRIGAYTEWFVIAPDGADVDHTQNYFNTGLTFLLNDNLQFDIRYGVGLNEAADDYFTGSGLAWRL is encoded by the coding sequence ATGAAATCGTGTCGCCGGCAATGTGGGCAGTGTGCCGTCCGACGATTCGGCCAAAGCCTGGCCGTCGTCGCCGCGCTCAGCGGCCTTGATCTCGCCTGCCCCAACGCGGCGTTCGGCCAAGCGAACACAGTCTTCCGCTGGAGCAGGGGCGACGGCGGCGAAACGAAGAACGCCGCGGAAAAACTCGCCGAGCCGCTCGTCACCGACCGCCCCGACTTTACCGAAGCCTCGTCGACGGTCGGCCTCGGCGTCTTCCAAATCGAAGGAGGTTATACCTATTCGTACGACGCCAACGCGACGTCGAGCACGACGGGCCATTCGTATCCGGAGACGCTGTTCCGTTACGGCGTCTTCGCCGAGTGGCTCGAAGCCCGCGTCGCATGGAACTACGCCTCCGTCGGCGAAACTGAGTTCGGCGGCAATCGCACGTCGGATGCCGGCGCCGAGCCGCTCTACCTCGGCCTCAAAATCGCGCTCACAGGACAAGAAGGTTTTCTTCCTGAGATGGCGCTCATGCCGCAGATGACCGTCCCCACCGGTCCGAAGCAATTCGGCGGCGACGAAACGCTCCCCGGCCTCGGCTGGCTCTATGGTTGGGACCTCAACGATTGGCTATCGTTCGGCGGCGAGACCCAAGCGAACCGCGCTCTCGATGAAACGACCGCGAACCCTTATCTCGAATTCGCCCAATCGCTGACTGTCGGCTACCAGCTTCACGATCGCATCGGCGCCTACACCGAGTGGTTCGTCATCGCCCCCGACGGCGCTGACGTCGATCACACGCAAAACTACTTCAACACTGGCCTCACATTCCTATTGAACGACAACCTGCAGTTCGATATTCGCTACGGCGTCGGCCTGAACGAAGCCGCCGACGACTACTTCACCGGCAGCGGTTTGGCCTGGCGACTCTAG
- the mntR gene encoding manganese-binding transcriptional regulator MntR — MSKPPAISDRHRRTRNDHAQETAEDYVEAIDEVNGASGKCRVVDLARQFDVSHVTVTKVVARLKREGLVTSEPYGPLELTEAGRQLAAKSRRQHEVVYQFLLAIGVSEKVAAIDTEGIEHHVSKQTLDCFKRLTEQLQGK, encoded by the coding sequence ATGAGCAAGCCGCCCGCTATTTCCGATCGCCACCGCCGGACGCGCAACGACCATGCGCAGGAGACTGCAGAGGATTACGTTGAAGCGATCGACGAGGTGAACGGGGCGTCTGGCAAGTGCCGCGTGGTTGATTTAGCCCGGCAATTCGACGTTAGCCACGTGACGGTGACGAAGGTAGTCGCCCGCCTGAAGCGCGAGGGGCTCGTGACGAGCGAGCCGTACGGGCCGCTGGAACTGACTGAGGCGGGGCGGCAGCTAGCAGCCAAGTCGCGGCGCCAGCATGAAGTGGTTTATCAGTTTCTGCTAGCAATCGGCGTGAGCGAGAAGGTCGCGGCGATCGACACCGAAGGGATCGAGCACCACGTGAGCAAGCAGACGCTCGATTGCTTCAAGCGGCTGACGGAGCAGTTGCAGGGGAAGTAG
- a CDS encoding mu-protocadherin- cell-suface protein: MRKHLHKTSAVACVIAMLLASAVEARPGGGFGGGGGHGGGGGAMRAGGGGGGFHGGMSGGMGGGARPTSVPHMSSSRPSVNRPMPSRPSMGGGSGGMNSRPSMPTRPTMPNMDRPSGGMRPSMPGYGGGGSGSRPGFNPGGSGQRPGGGSASRPGNSLPSFGGGQSGGRPGGSGRPNFEFPTTRPGGGGSGGNRPEFGTRPGGGERPGAGTRPNPGGGGATRPNPGTRPEFPGTGGSNRPGTGNRPEFGGRPGGGTFPGTGGRPGGGGAGTRPGGPSAGDLGDFLGIGRPVRPDPGFNRPGSGGTRPGEGGAGTRPGGGNRPGDGNFPGRPGDGNRPGDGDRPGAGGGGRPGDGNRPGRPGDDNRPGRPGDRPGNGTRPGSDWWSQNHNRPGWNHTINHRPGWSNNINNGTINNINNNWNTIINRPGSDWRPRPDWINDRNNWGNSVRNNWNHQHWHNNWFHDDWWNGRWNNWNCWHYGYGGWGSRGWQYWWTIPTWGALNNWFVWGTPGTSYWQQPVYYDYGPGGNVTFQDNSVYIGGQQVASTDEFAQSAAVLATVAPPATEADAEAAEWMPLGTFAVSTNEKETDPTRIMQLAVDRQGVVSGTYHNTVTDQTQAVQGQVDKQTQRVAFRIGDNENVVAETGLYNLTQPEAQLLVHYGTERTETFLLVRLDAPKDDGSGSSGNSGSTQPAATFP, encoded by the coding sequence ATGAGGAAACACCTACACAAAACATCCGCCGTCGCCTGCGTCATCGCGATGCTGCTGGCGTCGGCAGTTGAAGCGCGCCCCGGCGGCGGATTTGGCGGCGGTGGCGGCCATGGCGGCGGCGGGGGAGCGATGCGCGCCGGTGGCGGCGGAGGAGGCTTCCACGGCGGCATGTCGGGCGGCATGGGCGGCGGTGCGCGCCCGACCAGCGTTCCGCACATGTCGAGCTCGCGCCCATCCGTGAATCGACCGATGCCGAGCCGGCCTTCAATGGGCGGCGGCTCTGGCGGAATGAATAGTCGGCCCTCGATGCCGACGCGCCCCACGATGCCGAACATGGATCGTCCCAGCGGCGGCATGCGACCGAGCATGCCCGGCTACGGCGGCGGTGGCAGCGGCAGTCGACCAGGTTTCAACCCTGGCGGCAGCGGGCAGCGCCCCGGCGGCGGTTCCGCCTCGCGCCCCGGCAACAGCTTGCCGAGTTTCGGCGGCGGCCAGTCCGGCGGGCGTCCCGGCGGCAGCGGTCGACCCAATTTTGAATTCCCCACCACGCGCCCTGGCGGCGGTGGAAGCGGTGGTAATCGTCCTGAATTCGGTACGCGACCCGGCGGCGGTGAACGCCCCGGCGCCGGTACGCGCCCCAACCCTGGCGGTGGCGGCGCGACGCGTCCGAACCCCGGCACACGTCCTGAATTCCCCGGCACCGGTGGCAGCAATCGACCCGGCACGGGTAACCGCCCCGAGTTCGGCGGAAGACCCGGCGGCGGCACATTCCCCGGCACGGGCGGTCGTCCCGGTGGCGGCGGCGCAGGCACGCGTCCCGGCGGCCCATCCGCTGGCGATCTCGGCGACTTCCTCGGCATCGGCCGGCCCGTTCGTCCCGATCCTGGCTTCAATCGCCCAGGCAGCGGCGGTACGCGCCCCGGTGAAGGCGGCGCGGGAACTCGTCCCGGCGGCGGCAATCGGCCTGGCGATGGTAACTTCCCCGGACGCCCCGGCGACGGAAATCGCCCCGGTGACGGCGATCGTCCTGGCGCCGGCGGTGGCGGACGTCCCGGCGACGGGAACCGGCCCGGCCGCCCTGGCGATGACAATCGTCCCGGCCGACCCGGCGACCGTCCCGGCAACGGCACGCGTCCCGGCAGCGATTGGTGGTCGCAAAACCACAACCGTCCCGGTTGGAATCACACGATCAACCATCGGCCCGGTTGGTCCAACAACATCAACAACGGCACGATCAACAACATCAACAACAATTGGAATACGATCATCAATCGCCCCGGCAGCGATTGGCGCCCGCGGCCCGATTGGATCAACGATCGCAACAACTGGGGCAACAGCGTTCGCAACAATTGGAACCACCAACACTGGCACAACAACTGGTTCCACGACGATTGGTGGAACGGCCGTTGGAACAACTGGAACTGTTGGCACTACGGCTACGGCGGCTGGGGCAGCCGCGGTTGGCAGTACTGGTGGACCATCCCCACCTGGGGAGCGCTCAACAATTGGTTCGTCTGGGGCACGCCCGGCACGTCCTACTGGCAGCAACCGGTCTACTACGACTACGGTCCTGGCGGCAATGTGACGTTCCAGGACAACTCGGTCTACATTGGCGGCCAGCAAGTCGCTTCCACCGATGAGTTTGCCCAAAGCGCCGCCGTCCTCGCGACGGTCGCGCCGCCGGCAACCGAAGCCGACGCCGAAGCGGCCGAGTGGATGCCCCTCGGCACGTTCGCCGTCTCAACGAACGAAAAGGAAACCGACCCGACCCGTATCATGCAACTGGCGGTCGACCGGCAGGGGGTCGTGAGCGGCACCTATCACAACACGGTGACCGATCAAACCCAAGCGGTGCAGGGCCAAGTCGACAAGCAAACGCAACGCGTCGCATTCCGCATCGGCGATAACGAAAACGTCGTCGCCGAAACGGGGCTCTACAACCTCACGCAACCCGAGGCGCAACTGCTCGTCCACTACGGAACCGAACGAACCGAAACGTTCCTGCTCGTGCGTCTCGACGCCCCGAAGGACGACGGCTCCGGCAGCTCCGGCAACTCCGGCAGTACACAACCAGCGGCAACGTTTCCGTAA
- a CDS encoding YybH family protein, whose product MLRFAVAVLCAAFVAEVAQAQQPATPPPVTPTATPPTAAGTPPAAAPAVADDTTAVQQAMAAYIEAFNRHDAEALLDLWTPNGTYVNKETGERSSGREALATDFAKVFDATPEIFLSGGADEIRVIGGDTAIVDGVTNVVTPGAEPSLSAYTAILVKQDGKWLVDTVHESDLPVPESPRQALKPLEWMVGAWQDESDSATVSSIMRWSPSEAFLIRSYDVVREGEEPFQGTQIIGWDPIAKQIRSWTFNSDGSFGEGSWSQNGAEWIVRKTETQADGRLASGTQVITQIDPVTVTVQTIAKEIDGAPEPASEPVTMKRIGDVPAAAALPTTPPKPEVVPATPPAVPGAAPRAPGAGATR is encoded by the coding sequence ATGTTACGATTCGCGGTCGCAGTTCTATGCGCAGCGTTTGTCGCCGAAGTGGCGCAGGCTCAACAACCGGCGACTCCTCCGCCAGTCACCCCGACAGCGACGCCGCCGACCGCTGCCGGCACGCCTCCCGCTGCAGCGCCCGCGGTCGCCGACGACACGACCGCCGTCCAGCAAGCAATGGCCGCCTACATCGAGGCCTTCAACCGCCACGACGCCGAGGCGCTTCTCGACCTTTGGACGCCCAACGGCACGTATGTGAATAAGGAAACCGGCGAACGCTCGAGCGGCCGCGAGGCCCTCGCAACAGATTTCGCCAAGGTCTTCGACGCCACGCCCGAGATCTTCCTCTCCGGCGGCGCCGACGAGATTCGCGTCATCGGCGGCGACACCGCGATCGTCGACGGCGTCACCAACGTCGTCACCCCCGGCGCCGAACCTTCGCTCTCCGCTTACACCGCCATCCTGGTCAAGCAAGATGGCAAGTGGCTCGTCGACACCGTTCACGAATCCGATCTGCCAGTGCCGGAATCGCCCCGCCAAGCGCTAAAGCCGCTCGAATGGATGGTCGGCGCCTGGCAAGACGAATCTGACTCGGCCACGGTGTCGTCGATCATGCGCTGGTCGCCGAGCGAGGCGTTCCTCATTCGTTCGTACGATGTCGTCCGCGAAGGCGAAGAGCCGTTCCAAGGAACTCAAATTATCGGTTGGGATCCGATTGCGAAGCAAATCCGCTCGTGGACGTTCAACTCCGACGGTTCGTTCGGCGAAGGGAGCTGGTCGCAAAACGGCGCCGAGTGGATCGTTCGCAAAACCGAAACGCAAGCCGACGGCCGCTTGGCCTCTGGCACGCAAGTGATCACGCAGATCGACCCCGTGACCGTCACCGTGCAAACGATCGCCAAAGAGATTGATGGCGCTCCAGAGCCGGCGAGCGAACCGGTCACGATGAAACGTATCGGCGACGTCCCCGCTGCGGCCGCGCTGCCGACGACTCCTCCCAAGCCGGAAGTGGTTCCGGCGACTCCCCCGGCAGTTCCCGGTGCTGCCCCGCGCGCCCCAGGCGCAGGAGCGACGCGATGA